The uncultured Cohaesibacter sp. region TAGAGAGTGCGGGTCTTGGCGCCTTCTTCCACCACGTTGGCCACCAGCATGTCACGGCCGAGGAAGAAGTCATCGGTCGGCGCATAGCAGCGTTCGTCATGCTCATGATCAAGGAAAGTCGGACGGATCATGGGTTCATCATCCACCACGGCCTTATAGAGCAGGGTATAGAGATAAGGCAGCAGGGTGTAACGCAGATTGATTGCATTACGGATATGGGCTGTTACCTCAGGATACATCCATGGCTCATTGACCGTCTGGTCGTCGTTCCAGCTGTGAATGGTGAAACGCGGATGGAAGATGCCATTCTGGACCCAGCGCACAAACAGTTCCGGATCAGGACGATCGCCCGAGAAGCCGCCAACGTCATGGCCGACATTGTATAGGCCGGAAAGGCTCATGCCGAGGCCCATGCGGATATTGTATTTGAGGCTGTTCCAGTTGGTGCGGTTGTCACCAGACCAAGTCTGTGCATAGCGCTGGATACCCGGGCAGCCGGAACGGGAAATGAGGTAGGCCCGTTTTTCAGGTGCAAACGCAACCTGAGCATCGTTGGATGCGCGGGTCATGAGAAGGGGCTGAACCGGGCGGATCAGATTGATGTCGATCGGATCGCCAAAACCATCACATTGGGCCTGTCGGTCCCAGATCTCATATTCGTTATTGTCGTTCCAGGTGGAATTGATGCCGTAGTCCAAAAGGGCGGTTTTGACATTGTCGCGCCACCATGTCTGCGTTTCCGGATTGGTGAAGTCCAGATGGCTGCCTTCATCATCCCAGAAGACAGACCGCTCGGCCGCGCCAGTGTCACTGTCCTTGATGAAAAGGCCCAGATTGTCCACTTCACCATAACGCGGATGATCCTGCAGCAGGCAAGGCTTGATGTTTGCGATTAGCTCAAGGCCCGCATCGGCAAAGACCTTGGCCATGCCCTTGGCATCAGGCACCTTGTCGGTGTTCCAGTTGAACACATAGCGCTTGGGGCCGATAGAGGTGTAACCGGAAGAAAGCTGGAAGCTGTCGCACGGAATGTCATGCTCCTTGATCAGACGCACAAAGCCATGCAGTTGCTCCTGTGCATTGGGGGCATCCGTGTATGACATGGTCGAGCCCGAATAGCCCAGAGACCAACGCGGCAGGAAGGCGGTGCCACCTGTCAGCTGCGTGTGGGTCTTGGTCAGCTCAAGAACAGAATCGCCAAGGGCGAAATAGTAATCGAGGTCGCCATCTTCGGCGCGGTAGGAGCGGAATGGCTGGTGATAGTTGTCTAACTCGTTGCCCAGATCAAACCAGCAAGGTGCCAGGTTGTCATAGAAGAGCGAATAGGACAGACCGCTTTCAAGGCGGGTGATCGTGAAGGGCACATGTTTGTAAAGCGGGTCGGTGGAGCTTGCGTTATAGCCCATCGCATCCAGATTGCGCATTTCAAAGCGGCGACCGGAGCGTTCCAGCTCACCGGTTTTCTCGCCAAGGCCGTAGAAGCGGTCCGTCTTGGCGCGGCGCAGGAAGTGGCTGTGTGCATGATCCTTGCGGCCCAGCATATAGGCGCCAGTCGGGCGGTCTTCCGCAATCTGCTGCCATTCATCGCGGGCGCTGCTGCGCCCGAACCAGACAAGGCCCAGTGGCTGGCGAACAATCACCTTCAGCCTGTCGGTTGCGAGGATGACGGTGTCTTCTGCGGTTTCGCAGGTAAAGGCGGGGCAGGAAAATCCGTCGAGCGAGGCACGATTGCGACCTTCGAGAGGGGCGTTCCCCTTGGGGGCG contains the following coding sequences:
- a CDS encoding TIM-barrel domain-containing protein; protein product: MYQLKKWTLKSQTSTGVVLEVEGRHSLQIDILEERMARVQLLKDGSYRLDRSWTVAPKGNAPLEGRNRASLDGFSCPAFTCETAEDTVILATDRLKVIVRQPLGLVWFGRSSARDEWQQIAEDRPTGAYMLGRKDHAHSHFLRRAKTDRFYGLGEKTGELERSGRRFEMRNLDAMGYNASSTDPLYKHVPFTITRLESGLSYSLFYDNLAPCWFDLGNELDNYHQPFRSYRAEDGDLDYYFALGDSVLELTKTHTQLTGGTAFLPRWSLGYSGSTMSYTDAPNAQEQLHGFVRLIKEHDIPCDSFQLSSGYTSIGPKRYVFNWNTDKVPDAKGMAKVFADAGLELIANIKPCLLQDHPRYGEVDNLGLFIKDSDTGAAERSVFWDDEGSHLDFTNPETQTWWRDNVKTALLDYGINSTWNDNNEYEIWDRQAQCDGFGDPIDINLIRPVQPLLMTRASNDAQVAFAPEKRAYLISRSGCPGIQRYAQTWSGDNRTNWNSLKYNIRMGLGMSLSGLYNVGHDVGGFSGDRPDPELFVRWVQNGIFHPRFTIHSWNDDQTVNEPWMYPEVTAHIRNAINLRYTLLPYLYTLLYKAVVDDEPMIRPTFLDHEHDERCYAPTDDFFLGRDMLVANVVEEGAKTRTLYLPDNGVGYYDFWSGDYFHGGQEVTVPVALGSIPLFVKAGTVLTLSPGVKRSGSVAGQLRQIVIYPLHGEASCTFEAQAYEDDVDNVDALSGNHRLTTFKVTQTATTLDLGWQHDGQFDPALEGCKVSVATRDSRLLSVSGAPYKTGTLLPF